Part of the Solanum pennellii chromosome 10, SPENNV200 genome is shown below.
ctatttttgaaataatatttaaaaaaatttcacttttttcattaaatagttttcattttcattcattatttttttccatagtacaattttgacaaattatattaaatttgttttaccaaaataattaattctattatgaaataatattaaatatttttttcatgattttatttgatacataattaaataatattcattttcatttatagcaataaatACTACAATTTTggcaaattatattaatttttttaaccaaaaaaataattaactccATTTCTGAATtatattaaatgttttttattcacttttttcaagattttatttgacgaataattaaataatgttcACTTTTATTCATTACTTTTTGTCATACTACAACTTTggcaaattatattaattttgtttttgaccaaaaatataattctatttctcaaataatattaaatattattttttactttttctaagATTTTATTTGATACATGATTAAATAAtgttcattttcatttattattttttgccaTATTACAATTTTggcaaattatattaatattaattttatttttgaaataatattaaatatgtttcactttttcaagattttgtttgataaataatttaataatgtcTATTTTCACTCATTACTTTTTCCCATACTACTATTTTGGCAAattatattaacttttttttttttgacaaaaaaaatttaattatatttgtttttctttcttcaagcttttattttatatataatttaaaaaaaattcttttcattCATTACTTTTTGCCTCTACTATTATGGCAAATTACATTAACTTTCTTCTTTGGCCAAAAATAGaagttaatttttcttttgttatattCAATTATTGCATgtataattctatttttttaaaattttataccaaaATTCACGgttaaattaaatgaattgCTCTCGAAATTTTGAAGTTGTACCACATAAATCATTGACAAGGGAAGtatcaaataactaaataaagggtctgatatatctttaattttgtcatttaaagGCGATATAACCCTTGTtataaaagtgactcatatatatccctatatatttataaatagttcatatatatctttttcctctaacggaaatgaagaaaattaattttggtttaatttttttttaaaaaatatataatcccATATGGTATATTTAATCcttctcaaatatttttttaaaaaacttctttttttgtttcaatgactaatttagatttattattttgatggtcaaattaatttatgtttcactaatattcttgtaaaacttatcaTAGATGattaaatgtttttcttcaagtacaaatattaaattacactatagacaaaaaaaatagtttaaaattataatatagccacaaaaaaatagttcattttttttctttacactaaggaatgaaaaaaaataagaatatgaaactcaaataatgataatcaaagaagttaaaaataatttatgtacaaataaaagattaaaatataccttaaactTTGCTATAAGAACCATATATcccataaatattattttttaaaaaaaatataaaaaatataaatctaagactaatttttttacttccgttaaatgaaggatATATGTATGTTCATTTTGTAACAgtaagggtatatgtgagttgTTTGTATATCAGTAAGGATATATATGAATCACTTTCATAAGAAAAGGTGTATCAACTcgaaatgacaaagttgaggagtATATCAAACTCTTTTCCTTTTATgtatttctataatttttcaCTTGATGTTTGATTTTTTAAGTAGACATGCATCTATATTTGCACTtatttttcacattcatttaaCAACTCATATTACATTAAAATTTCTTTACTTAATACTCATGCCCCTTAATTTTGACCCATCCAATAACTCTTGCGAAATGTCATCCCACATTCACATTGTCTTCGTCTTAAttcacattttttattatacatatataattttgtttagtAGAAAGAAGTAGTTCAACAGAATTTGCTTAGTGATTAAATCTTAATGTACGCCTAGTGTTATTCATCCATCTATGTAAGTAGAAATTATAGAGGGAAAATTATGTGGTTAAGTAAATTAacatatattagttaattagttatcATATTTATAGTTTGTATCATATAATTTGTATGActtttatataatgtaattttgtagaatatcatttatataattattttaagtcaatATGTTTTTGTTTATATAAATTCGTTATTTCGACCTTATACAAAAATAACTCAATTTATACAAACGCGCTCACGAATTATACAAAACGGTAAATTATATAAACGAGAAATCTTAAATTGTAGCTATAACCCGTAAATGTACAAACTATAATTATGgaacataattaaattaattataatggCTATTTGCGAAAATTTCTCAATTATAAATTAGATAGAAGATAAATTTCTTAAGAGATCTAAGATgttgaataaaatgaaaagcCAATTGTTATAAGTTAAAGCATTAAAGCTAAGATAACAAGAAAGATGGATGAGAAATAATATGTGTATTTTTTCTTCACTTACTTCTACTCTTCTCTTTGTTACAAAAAGAAGGGTATATATAGTTGTATATATTTGAGTACCAAGTGTGATACATGAATATTATCTTATCATATATATACTTCGGACACCAAGTATATCATATGACTAATTAGTATACACCACTTAGCATATTCTGTATGCATTAATATTACAACACTCAACATATTTAATGTGGACATTCATTTTACAACACCCCCTTTAAATATCTAtacaagagaaaaataattgtaaaagTATTATAATATGCATTATTTTACTAGAAAAACTCAGTGAAATAAAAACCTTGATTATCAAGTATGATCCATtctaatttgaaaaattcaaagttgGACTCCATATTAAATTTGTTCACTGTCCAATGTCCACCCTTGAGAGGCTTGTGAAGAGTCTCAAATTgaggataaaaaaaaaagagcgaTCTTTTATATATGACTTAAACAATCTTTCCCTCcatattcatgttgatgttgtcATGCCAAGTTGATGGAATCGGTCTAGTTTCATTTTAGTTATACAATTCCTAATTACTATTgctaattcaaaaaaaattccagTCCAGTTCTAGTCATAAAAAACTGTtttttatattactatataaatacaataaattatagttaataaaataaatgataaatacaaataataaagtATTCAGACTGAGATGCAGATATCTCAAGTCCACTAACAAAAACTGATCAACTGGAAATGCAAAGGATATTCTGGCGACTATACTGAATAATAGAAGCAAAAGTTGATAGCTCACAATTAGCATGAGAACAAATTTCAAGACTTCAAGATTTCATGTAGTAATACTAGGTGCAATTTAGCATCAAATAAGTTAcaaaattcttaatttattgCAAGTTCAAGTTTTTCTTATTCATTCATTTCTGGTTATTTGtaagaatttatatatatatttttaatattactaATTGTAATACCCACTAAATAACAAATTTTGATTgtcacataaaaattatataaaacaacaCAAACAATTACAAGAAAGGGTGTTgttgtaaaaaaagaaaagtttggTGTGTAATTTGAACtattaaaaattcttaaataatgagatttaacccaaatattaattttttctagtatttgaaaattttgaattatttgctAAAAATAATTGTCAAATAATGAGAAACTGTATAGACAAATACTATTTGACCAAATTTTACTTgggaaattattaattattagtaaCATTTGCTAAAAGAAAATCACGTGTCATGTAGAAACTGATAAAGCAAACctcttttagaaaataaaagaaaaattgcatAAGAGAAGatcaacaattatcataaagAGAATGAAGGAATTGCAAATTTTTGTGGCATACTCCATTACAACTTCCAATCAATATCTAAACCtagctaaaaaataaaaaattcccAGGGAAaggttacaaagaaaaaaagaataaagcCAATAAGGCTTAGATATTTGATTAACTCAATGGTGAGTGAAGTTGGCCGGAGCAGGCTGTGGAGCGGCGGCGTAAGGCGGAGGTGGGATGGGGAATTGTTTAGGAGATGGACATTGATAACATTTAGTAAATAGACCAAATGTGTCAATTTGATGAATGAAATTGAGCATGCTAGCCCAACCACCAAACCCAAAGCCAACAATAAATACCCAAACAACTACAAATATGTTGATTGTGAATGTGCCTGCCCATCTTCCAACAAATCTTGGGGGTTGTTCTACTGCATTCTGCCATAACAATATGTGTAATAATCATTAGTAGTATTAGATTGATGATAAATCATAACAAGAACCATAGTTTAAACAAATAATTGAGGGTTCAACAAGTGTCACATTAATAGGAGTGACAACTGGATTAGGGTCACTCATCTTAGTACTACTCTGTTTTAAAGTTTGGAGTTGAAGAAATGGCATcccattttttcatatataagtagaTTATATGTACCGTTCAGCTAAATTGATTTACAATTATGGATGATATATACACtaattatgtatattatatgtatataccGTATGTATATTACATGTATAATGAGTCATAAAATCAATCCTAGGatcattaatttttactttGTAAAGTTTGATATAATATATACCTCTCTAGCAGCAGCAGATTTGAAGGTGAACATGTGAGCAAGAGCAGGGATTATGTAAACAGTGAAGCTAACTAGAAGTGATCCAACTGTTGAATTAATTGGCCCAAAGAATGGGAAAATTATTGCTAAAAACCATATAGGAATAACCACAGGCAACCTTGCTACTGCCCTTTTGCACAAACTATTACAATCATGCATCCCTATGGCCTTCTCCCAAACAAAGTATAAGGGAGTACAAGCAAATCCAAATGTTATAAACTGCAATTACACACAAAAAACCGTATAAGATAATTACAAAGTAAATTTCTATGATAAGTGTAGCATTGATAGCAGTACTAACTAATTTGTTATCATATGTTAAATTATACTGATAGTATTGTACGTGTAAAATACCTCTAAATTAtcaatgtatataattttttcaaaaaacaaaatgATTTAACTTAACCAAGCaaacaataattaattcttttaacATGTTTTAGTAAGGAGTGTACCTTATTTTCGATTGAGAAAactttttatgaatatttacgTATCAAAAATGCAAGTTATATATTCGatctatttatcaaaataattacaatGACTTgccaaatatacatataaaaaaaacatattattttgcataaaatataatatactcTTTTTGTCCCAATTTACTTGATATAGTTTAAATTTcgcaagtaaaaaaaaatatctttgacGATGATTATTGCATTCCCCTAAATATTAATTCTTGTGTAATTTTTGTATATAGcttctaaatatataaattatttttcaaaatacttACCGATTATATATCCAACCAAATAGACAGTCAAAATAAAGAAGCTTGACTCTTGAAATTTGAATCGTGTCAcgtaaataaagataaaaaaaagtatatttcatgtatatcatatgataatataaaaataaaatatttactgactattattttgataaacGACTATACCTGATGAATGAGCATGAGGATGACAGCCATGTCTCTTAAGGGTGTTCTTGGGAGAAGAGAGAAGGCATTGGAGTGATCAAGTAGCAAATCACCAAATGCCCAATACACTGCTGCTGCTGATGGAAGTGTTAGTGTCAACACATACACTGTTGCCCATAAATATATTGCCTTGAACTTTTGTGGTTTCCACATTGCATGCATTATCTCTCTgcagtttaattaattaattcaattttaaataattaataatatatagaaaACTAAAATCCTTTTCTTTTAGTAGTTAGTTCCAGCtggtaattttttattttttttacatcatAGCCTCTTCCATTATCATTGATTAATTGTGCAGGAAAAGCAAAAGTAATTGGGAAAAGAATTGTAACTTTccaacatttaaaaataatagtaattcaTTGTAGCTTTTCAACTTGAAAAGGGTAAAAAGTGTGACTCTTTTTGCTTGTCATTcctttttatagaaaaaaagagATGCTGAAAGTTTACATTAACACATGCAAATAATGTTAGAATGAAATGAGAACACACAACTATACAAAATAACTACTACATCCCTCAaactttttttgttatattacgTTTTCAGAAAgtcaataatttaattaattttaaaagttaaattaaattatatttatttgatattttatacaaaaaaatttcgaTTAATAAAATTCTATGAGAAATActattaattgtattttttttttgtatatcaatatgatgaaaaaaattatattaaaatattatcaaattgtTATAATTTCACTCTAAAAATAGAATTCATGACAAATAATAGTGAACGCAGAGAATACTAAAGAATGTGGACACGTAGTGCAATGAATGTTgtcatttttctcttaattagAGGTATCAAGTTTGAGTTctagatataaaaaaatctttaataatGAGTGTTTCTCCCCAAATAAGGTCCTACACAACATGAATttgaaataatcaaatttttatgtAGATATTAGACACtaaatgagagaaaaaaaaaactaaacaaaataatatagcTTTTTGATAACTATTGCCAATTAAACATGGTGTCGTAGATGGTAAGATTAAAACTTTTATCGACAAATTGGATATTTACTTGTCAGACTATGTCGAAACATGTTAAGGTGAAGTCACTTtcagaaataataataaataacgttaaagtaaattgtatttttctaCAATTTTTAGTTTATGGATTTATAGTAGTGAGAGAATACAAGGACCTCGTACTttccaaataaattaaaatagatattaAAACGTTAAAAAGACgtaataacatataaaaataatgttttgtaGTCTTACACAGTAACAGCATGTCCCCCAAATGTATAGAGAATGTTTGTGGCTCCTGTGAAATATAGCACCAATTTGGTTGGTCCAGAatgcttcaccccctccacctgTAATTATAATTTGTTAGTTTGTGATATTGCGTttatcaaaagtcaatttgattaatttttaaaagtaaattagattatattaattcgatattttaaacaaaaaaattaaatattttaaaactatataaaaagtattataaattacaattttttcatattaatatgatgaaaaaatgcatcttaaaatgttagtcaaatttttttatagtttaattctataaatagaaatcatgacaaagaATATCCAACGAAGGAATTActattaattacaaaaaattagaattaaatatcttaattaatatacataattaagaaaataattattcaatatatatccAACCCCCACATACTGTTATGATTACAGGTTTACTTAGACTAGAATCTTCAAACTTTGTATTCACATGTCACAACTCACAAGTGACAACAAATATATGATTTGATTCAAAGTTACTAAACTCGTTACCACTAATGTAGCTCCACCCCTGTGTATACAACATACAGGGAGTTGATgcaaatacataatttataacGAGTTTGATCTTATTATATATACGTAtgataagtatttttttctttgcaCATGTATATATGCATAGTTGGAGAAGATTATTGAAAGTTACAATCGGATTGATGAGGTACCTGTCCATGCAGTAGTGATGCAACAGTAAGGTACCAAGCAGTGAATGTGGTCATCAACAAGCCAAGAAAAGACCAAATTCTATAATTGTGGAAAGAAGGAATGAAGACAGTTGTGGCACAACAAGCACCAAAGATATAAGTCCAAGTCCTCTTGTCCAAATTATCATTTATGTAATATATGTTACTGCAAGTTGAAATCAAACAAATAGATTAAAACGAATAAAGTATTGTACAATTTGGATacaaaaagatattaaaagttAGGAACCTTGCACAAGCAATGAGTTGAATAACTGAACCAAATAGTAGAAAAGTGCAATTAAATGCCAAACCAACGTTCCTCCAATGTTTCCCTAGCAGCCCATCAAGAACTTCGAACCACTATATacaagaaaaagttaaaaacatgagaaatttggatgattttctatttaaatacaaattaaataaactaaCAAATAATTTTCGTTTTACTCCAACTTCGAATCACTATTGGAATCAAAGGTTTTTTCCACcgcaaatcaataaaaaaaattgtgttacTTTCAATACATGATTTTCTCACTAAAAGAGAATTGACTCTCACTGAAATAGTGGGAGATACCCTATTTGCATATGAAAACATTACTATCATTTTTTCTCATTGATTCAGTCAAAATATGTACGAGAATAACCACTAAACACAATACATTACCTGAATAACGTGATTGCGGAAATCgactttttctctttcttttctagTTCTATACTCAATATAGAGGATGCTAATAAGATAAGCAGTCCAACTACCCAATAAACCATAGAAAAGCTGAAATGAAATCCCAGAAATCATTCCTAATTGAGAAAATGAGTATGGTAGCGTCAATAGAACTTGAGCTACCTGAAAAttgacaaacaaaaaaaataataagtcaTCAAATACACTAGTAGAAAAAACAGGAATTAGCGACAGACAAATTTTGTTGTACCTGATTAGAGGCACAGCTAAACCAAGCATCATAAGTAGAGCCACCATGCCAGAAAAAATTGGAGATTTTGGACTTAATGTTAATGGGCTTACCTTCAGTCTCCATTTCTACATAATTTCCAACAATTACTGTCTCTACTACTTTGTCATTAGAAGATAATGCCATATCTTCTTGCTATTCCTATTTAATTGATATAACTGatgaaaatatgtatatatacacgaTTATCTCTTGTAGTCAGATTagcaaatcaaaaaaataatgagaggaGGCCCCTTATAACTATGAACTTGAAAGGAAGCCTAGTGTGGTTATGCCTCACAAATCCatgttatatttatattcaGACTTTTGAATGTATTAGCAAATgtttcttctctcttatttcttttttcttttgggatctttttttttcttctatatccagtaaaaaaaatcttatattgAAATCTTTTGTAACTATATTTTCCTCtataaaagaattatataattaaattaatatgtttAATCACCTGGTCgttcttatataatattatgtatttacttataattttaaatgtataaattgaaGTAAAAGTATCGTAAAATTTACTCTCTCTAATTAATCACTTTACTTGTCgtcatcattaaaattaaatggTCTATATTAGttttaagaaatcaaaatataattaagtattttattcTTGAAAGTTTAAATTGACaactttaacaaaaaaaaaaaatctaaatgaaGAACAAATACACATACTCCAAATACTATTCTTGcttaaattaacttttttttatttattaaagagAGATTAAACAgaaaatattcattaaaaagatatttaacaTTTTGAcggttaaaataataaaataaaatataaccgtcaaaatatatagtttttgaaGGGGTGTGGAGACAAAAAGCATGACAAGTAAAGTAGTTGGGTGAAATTCCGAGACCTACTAGTAATATACAGAAAGAAATCTACAAATTCAAATATGAACAAATAgacaatttttcatttttgaaacaTCTCCTTCGTGTATATCTTTCGcactaattataaaaaatgcTAAGTAAACTACATGTTTAGATTAGTTAACGATTAAAccttattataattattaaataaaatcctCGTGTTGTAAAAACAAAAGGAATTGTTCCTTGAATTTAAACATGAGCATTTTTGTACATGACCTAATATAATATGCCAGCGTGAATTCACGAGCAGGTTTCTCATCTTCCcgtataaaaaaaatctagtgagGGTTTGAATcagaatttatgaatttttaagtGGCTTGagttctaaaataatatttatatatatttaaagaattttttaatataaatatattatttaaataaagatCTACTAATTTGATCGAATTTATATTTCGATTTCAAGATTTATCCCTACAAGTATTAGGATATAAATGTGTATAACAATAATTTGGACGATTAAACTAAAATATCTTATACTTTCTTTCGTTCACATTGCTATAATCACTAGTTGTCCTCTTTATAATAATGTGTAATGATGCTATATTTGAGAGATTATTAGCAATTATTGTTATGTATACACAACACTATAAGTGAATAATTATAGCATgtttaactcattttttttaagttactaTAATTGACGTCAAgtgaataatttttatttctacaaaaaatagagagagagagaatataGGTGGAAATTGTAGGAAATTAgaccaaatgattgcaaagcaAAGGGGCGTGGTCGCTTTATACCAAGAAGATAACAAaagctgtttttttttttttttcacatggCTTTGGGAGAAGCCCTTTACAAACTCGATAATTCACTCTTCCAATtactctctttcttttttattgaaCCTCATAGAAGTCGGTTTTTTTGAATGTGCATTAAATAAGTTTTGTTTTATGTACTCTCTTcgttttctaaaaaaaaaaagttgtctAGTTTGACTTAGAacagagttttttttttaaaaaaattttttgattttattattctaaattaaagttatgtcaaatatatttttaatatatggtCTAAACATGTCACGTTGAaagttaaataagtaaaaaataaaaaatgtcttGAGGCacaagtaaaaattattttggatatttatatatctaacacaaaatgagaatttttttttggaagtgGAGGGTTAGATGGGGTGGatagaactattttttttaaaaaaaaaattaatatctaaattaatatttagggGGGAGGGGCGAtgaagtgaaaaaaattaaattcttttaactaatactaataatttatttattttgtcaaGGTTGAATGTTTTTtcatgtggagtctgatgtgataatctttttaaataaaagagagTATATTACGCACACCACGATGAGAGTGATATAAAAGAAAGATGTGTGTTTCTCAAATTAAAAAGCGATAGTTTAGGtataaaagttgagtttttggctaaaatcATCCTTAGTATGATCAAAACCTAAAGTACATCCCTGTGTTATATAAGTGAACAAAAAACATCTCTGAACTATCCAAAAAGTTGCAAGATTCATtcttttgtctattttttttttaagaaactcaCGCCCCAACAAAAAATGTGTCAAGTCGAATGAATATATGTACAAATGGTTAAGTTAATCAAGttaggtgattttttttaaaagaaatcaaaattgagggtttaaattatattcagacaaaataaattcaaattttagatattctttgaaaaaaaaaacaaatactactccgacttcaaaaatttcaaataaagtaattattttttttattttaataaataaacaccTACGTGATTTCACTATATTTCCAGCATTTTTGTACATTGTATAAAATGTGAACATTGTATATATAGCATATACCCCTCAATATT
Proteins encoded:
- the LOC107032465 gene encoding auxin transporter-like protein 2 encodes the protein MALSSNDKVVETVIVGNYVEMETEGKPINIKSKISNFFWHGGSTYDAWFSCASNQVAQVLLTLPYSFSQLGMISGISFQLFYGLLGSWTAYLISILYIEYRTRKEREKVDFRNHVIQWFEVLDGLLGKHWRNVGLAFNCTFLLFGSVIQLIACASNIYYINDNLDKRTWTYIFGACCATTVFIPSFHNYRIWSFLGLLMTTFTAWYLTVASLLHGQVEGVKHSGPTKLVLYFTGATNILYTFGGHAVTVEIMHAMWKPQKFKAIYLWATVYVLTLTLPSAAAVYWAFGDLLLDHSNAFSLLPRTPLRDMAVILMLIHQFITFGFACTPLYFVWEKAIGMHDCNSLCKRAVARLPVVIPIWFLAIIFPFFGPINSTVGSLLVSFTVYIIPALAHMFTFKSAAARENAVEQPPRFVGRWAGTFTINIFVVVWVFIVGFGFGGWASMLNFIHQIDTFGLFTKCYQCPSPKQFPIPPPPYAAAPQPAPANFTHH